The DNA segment atatatatatatatatatatatatatatatatatatatatatatatatatatatatatatatatatatagttactaagaaattaataataataacaagtaaattataataaaaaaccaaatcaaAAGGATAGTCATCTCCTGTTTTAGGGATGACAGTACACATTACAACACCTGCAACTAAATGGCTCCACAACCAGACTCTGATTCATGAGACTGTAGCAACTTGTTTTGCCCATGAATCAATGATCAATACCATGCAAGCTTCATGCAGGGAGTAGAGCCACACAGCAGTTCATTTTAAGATCAGATTCACCCATACAAATAAACTTCTCAAAGTCATTTCATTATTGCATACAGAAACATCAACCGGACGGGCTCGCATTAGTACCATGGATATCGGCAAAACCTAACTGAAGCAGAAGTTCATTAGCTCACTTGGTGGTGGACTGACATCGGACACAAACACTATGAGCCTATTCTTGGGATCATCAAACCAAAGTCCTTGTGCCCCTCGACTTCGGGGCAGAAGCAAGCTCCACGGAGACTATGAATCCTGACTTGCCAGCTTCCCTGAGATAGCGCACATCGCCGTTCATGAGCCTGAGCAATTTCCTGCACACAAGAAGGCCGAGGCCCTCCTCGGATGGATCCTCGCTGGTTCCAAACATTTCAGAAAGAAGATCATCTGGCACTCCGCTGCCGGTATGTGTGATCCTGAAATAAATCAGCCAAGAAAGATTACAGCTGAGAATACAGGATTAATTATTGGGAAGAACAGAAAAAGGCAAAGACCATGGAGCATTTCCCTTGATCGACTAACCCTGTGTTACCAGTGCACTAAAGCTCTTCTTTGGACCTGTCAACAACCAACTCAAATATAATCATTTTGTCTAACCCTAAATTGGCACCACTACCAAAGGTATATATAATaacaaatgcttcatgtgccgacTACCTAACGCACGAGTTAGATCTTGACAGAAGAACCCAACTTCGAGCCCACACCCTTCTCACCAAGTGAGCACATTAACAAGTATGCCTGACACTGTTGAGTCAAAGTCACCATGAATCAGAAATTAGGAAGTGCCATATGTTGTTTATAACTCAGAGAAGCGAGATCTTTAGAATATAAAGTTTAAATTGTAAGTGCACACTCAAAAATAAGCTACCTAACAAAAACTCCTACAAACAACTCGCTGACCTGGACTGGTGCAATATCCTTAAGACATCAAACATTCCAGTCTCCAATCTCGAATCCCGATAACTCGAACTTAGACAAAACCGTAGTCCCCGAAAAACTTCCAATGGTAGGTGGATAAAATTGAACATCATTCTCCATCGTCTTTCAGCCTTGTACAATTCAAACTCCAGTTAAAACCAAAGCACCAGCAAGTACAAGCTGACGTGACACAAAGACCACTTTTCAAATTGCCCTATACATATTCGTTTTAATACTAAAAATTCCTAGTCACAGCCTCATACTGAGAACAACCTGAAGTCACCACTGAAATACTTACtgaaaaacaaagaacaaatatcAATAACCAACATAAACAGAGAATAAGAAAGAATGCAACCTATATAAGAATTTCAAAGCACTAGCCAATATAAGAACAAGATATATTACTACAAAGATGAAGGAATTTGTAGTAAATGGATATTTGAAATCCTCAAACATTGTTAATAATCAACAATTATGGCCAAACTGTAATATCCCGATTTAGTCTCACATTAGAAGTGAACGACGACTTGGATTGGCTTGGTTTGATGTACTACACTATTGTTAACTTACATCATACTTGCATCCATCCGACCATAAGCCAATCCAAGTTTTCGTTCACTTACAATGTGAGATTAAATTGGGATATTACACAGATAATGAGGGCCGGATGATTATCAAACAATAAACATATGAACTAAAATTGGAAATACAACAATTTGACTCCCAAATACTCACACAAAGTGGATCATTATCACTAGAATCTACGATGCTGGAAATGTAAGTATTTCACTACAGCCATACTATCATTGAGAACTAAAGGGGATTATTCTATACATTACTTGCATACTCATATTTATGTTAAAATTTATCAGAATTTTAAGATGTTGTGATAGGTCCTAGCCTCATGAtgagaaaatattatataaagatCAACTTTATTAGAGGAAGACAACACTGGTTAGCAGGAAATACAAGCAACCAAGAATAAACAAGCAGCATAAATATTTGCATTCTGCTGAACTACTACTTAGCACATATGAGCATCTTTAATAGAACTAGTTTTGTATTGACGACAGCAATTACCATTAAAGAAAGAAACTGTTCTAGAACCAGTTACAGGCCGTTGAATCTATCATACCTCAGTTCAAGGTGTAATACATGGAGAGATTTTCCCAGCTGATCCTTGATAAGGCTAGCAGCAATTTCAACCAGACCTCCAGAAGGAGAGGATTTCACAGACACAAGCAAGAAACCAGCAAGGATCTGTTGAAGCCTAAGACTGTCACCAAAAACACCTTCATTCATGAACCCATCAGACAGATCATAGACTATTCTGACTCCCTTTGACTGGCTGGCAAGCATGACTTGACTTACTGCAGTAACCACCAAATCATGCAGCACAAACTCGACCATTTCCAGATCTAACCAGctaaatgaaacatataaaaaggatGAATTAACATCAGTAAAAAAATTGTAGATATAGTACAAAAGAAAACTAGGCCGAACTAGCACTATGCAGGACCCTCAATCCATGCCAAATCTACATGACTCTTATGCATAAAGATTAAATTCGTAAATAGATAATAAAAATTTCTGATGGGGTCACATGGCCAATTATGGAACATGTTGACATGACCACAAAGACAAGATTTTTAGGACACTAATAAATGACTTGATTGGGGAGAACAAATCTGTATAATCTAATAAATACCATGATGAGATTTACCTGTCCATAATGTTCTCTAAATCCAAGTCATCAAGAATCCTATTTAACTGGCGATGACATTTTGCCCCAGTATTAAGGAGCTGTCTCTGTTCATCACACAAGTCAGTTCCTTCCAGCATCTTTCTTGAATACATTATACCTGAAAGGGGATTCCTAATTTCATGCCTTATATAACCCAAAGCCTTCAACCTCTTCATCACACTCTGCTCAGAGATTTGCTTCACCTGGAGCACATGTTGCAGCTCATGACTAGcagtatgaagaaagcaaaagacTCCTGTGACCATACCATCCTCGCCCACTTTCTTGCTTACTGACAATAGGCACTCCACAAGTTTACCATTCCGATTGATAAAACTAAAAGGAGCCTTCTCAGTTTCTTGCCCTGTCATTGCATTGTTAACTAAGATGCTGAGAATTACATATGTGTCTTGGTTCTTCATGCGGCAGCAGGCTACATGACTCCCGAAAACCTCCCCCAAAAGCATCTTGTCTATCACCTCATCTCTCTGCCACCCAGATAACTTAGTCATAGCTGCATTCCACTCCGAACACCATCCAAATTCATCTGCACCAAATATTGGAGGTATAAGCGGACTGGGGTTATGGACAATGGCTTTATAGTCTCCTTCAATCCGGGTAAATTTGTCCAACACCATCTTATGACCAGTCATATCTTGAGCCACAAAACAAACACCAACTACATGATCATTGATGTCACGACTTGCACAAGCATTAACGATCAATATGACAGGACCATCATCACTCCGAGGACCATAAGTTTTCATTTGAAACTGCACATTTTGCTCCTCTTTTCCTGatcaaatacaaaaataaaaataagagtagcctattaaaaagaaataaatagatATAATGACTGAGATGTGAGAAATATTATGCTGTAAACCATAAGGGCTGTGATCCAATACAATATGGTATGGGGCCTATGGGAAAATTGAAAACCAAGAAATATGAGGAGGAGAAACAAAAGGAGCATTTACCCTGTAATGCCAAGTGAAGCATCTCCCTGACAGCATCTGCTGAACATTCTTCCACGAGGCTAAGCAAATGTTTCCCTATTGCTTGGTCAACTGATAGACCAGTCAATTCAGCAATTTTAAGATTCCATCCATTTATGATGCCATCAACATCCACAGCTAAAATTGGCACAGTCGCCGTCTCTATTAGGCGGACCATTTCATTTGTTACCGCCTGCAGTTCTACCAACCCTTCAAGTTTAAGGTCATTGATCCTGGAGTCCAATGTGTCCTTTTTGCTCGCACTGTCATTTTCATTCAGGGATCCCCTTAGTATAAGTTGTAGCGAGTGAATGGCATCCATCTCATAGTCATTCCAAGGCAAGCTTTTCATCTTCACGACTTCAaggaaagccttgaatgaagatctTGGGTGCATTCTGCTACCGTCATCCTTGTCTGAAGGATCATGCTTTGCACCTCCCCATCTAACTTCATCAGCAGTATGAGATCTGAACCAAAAGAGGACATCCCTGGACGTTATTCTGGCAGCAGCCATTCCACAAACTGAATCGCCAAGAGCTGACGCACCTGGATATCCAGCATCCATTAGACTATCAGTACTTAAGCCTGTCGAATCCATGTGATACTCTGTCAGCCAGTAGGCAATGTCCCGTATCTGTGGCTCAGTTGGAGCTAAACCGAGTCGCCACACCTTGTTCTGGTAAAGAAGTGCAGCACCACCACATTTTACTAGATCCATGATATTGGGACTCTGAGTTACAATGCCTATAGGAGAAGTTTCTTTGAGCAGCATATCACACAGGAGAGTTTGGGTCCGCAAGATGTTCTTCTCACGTATCTGGTTCTCTAATTCAATCTCCTTGCTGACATGTATCGCAAACACTTGCATTAAGAACTCACATGCATATCTTAAGGGGAAAGGGACAAACCTTGGGGTCTCGTTGTGGCATACGACAAGCCCCCAAagcctcttcctcttctgccgctGTGGTTGTTGCCCTGCCTCTGTGTCATCATCCTCGTCACCTTCATTTACCACCACAGCCATAACTAGTGAAGCAATCGAATTCATGTTCTCCATATACTGCAAGTGACAACTATGTGGTGCTCGGAGGGTAGATCCACAGAAGGTGATGTCAAAGGGAAGCTTGTCGTGTTGGTATATCTTGATGGACTTGGCACGACAATCACAGATCATTCGAACCTTGTTTTTCATAAAGAGGAACCTGGCAGCCTGGGGAATGTCTGTCGCCGGATAATGTAGCCCCAGATAAGGATCCAGGCCTGGCTTTGTGATCTCTGCGAACACCTCACCATGATCATCCTCATGGAACTTGTAAACCATGACCCTGTCGTAGCCAGTGAGCTCAAAGACTTCATCTATCACTGTATTACACAGCCGCTGAATGCTGCCACCAGGCAGGGATTGAAGCTTAGCTATAGCCTTGGCAGCGAGCTTGTAAGACTGCAGAGCACCAGCGGCAGTCATGGGCACCTCACTAGGTTTCACGGGTTCGAAGTCTACGATCAAACAACCAGTCACACGGTGCACAATCGCATAGAAGGGCTTACCGGAGGTCTTGCAGTGGAC comes from the Musa acuminata AAA Group cultivar baxijiao chromosome BXJ2-8, Cavendish_Baxijiao_AAA, whole genome shotgun sequence genome and includes:
- the LOC135582078 gene encoding phytochrome A-like isoform X1; this encodes MSSSRPTQSSTSSSRSRHSARIVAQTTVDAKLDADFEEFGESFDYLQSVYALREPSGDQRRSEKVTAYLQHIQKGKFIQSFGCLLALDEKSFKVIAYSENAPEMLTMVSHAVPSVGDHPVLGIGTDVRSLFTSPSTAALQKALGFAEVSLLNPILVHCKTSGKPFYAIVHRVTGCLIVDFEPVKPSEVPMTAAGALQSYKLAAKAIAKLQSLPGGSIQRLCNTVIDEVFELTGYDRVMVYKFHEDDHGEVFAEITKPGLDPYLGLHYPATDIPQAARFLFMKNKVRMICDCRAKSIKIYQHDKLPFDITFCGSTLRAPHSCHLQYMENMNSIASLVMAVVVNEGDEDDDTEAGQQPQRQKRKRLWGLVVCHNETPRFVPFPLRYACEFLMQVFAIHVSKEIELENQIREKNILRTQTLLCDMLLKETSPIGIVTQSPNIMDLVKCGGAALLYQNKVWRLGLAPTEPQIRDIAYWLTEYHMDSTGLSTDSLMDAGYPGASALGDSVCGMAAARITSRDVLFWFRSHTADEVRWGGAKHDPSDKDDGSRMHPRSSFKAFLEVVKMKSLPWNDYEMDAIHSLQLILRGSLNENDSASKKDTLDSRINDLKLEGLVELQAVTNEMVRLIETATVPILAVDVDGIINGWNLKIAELTGLSVDQAIGKHLLSLVEECSADAVREMLHLALQGKEEQNVQFQMKTYGPRSDDGPVILIVNACASRDINDHVVGVCFVAQDMTGHKMVLDKFTRIEGDYKAIVHNPSPLIPPIFGADEFGWCSEWNAAMTKLSGWQRDEVIDKMLLGEVFGSHVACCRMKNQDTYVILSILVNNAMTGQETEKAPFSFINRNGKLVECLLSVSKKVGEDGMVTGVFCFLHTASHELQHVLQVKQISEQSVMKRLKALGYIRHEIRNPLSGIMYSRKMLEGTDLCDEQRQLLNTGAKCHRQLNRILDDLDLENIMDSWLDLEMVEFVLHDLVVTAVSQVMLASQSKGVRIVYDLSDGFMNEGVFGDSLRLQQILAGFLLVSVKSSPSGGLVEIAASLIKDQLGKSLHVLHLELRITHTGSGVPDDLLSEMFGTSEDPSEEGLGLLVCRKLLRLMNGDVRYLREAGKSGFIVSVELASAPKSRGTRTLV
- the LOC135582078 gene encoding phytochrome A-like isoform X2, with product MSSSRPTQSSTSSSRSRHSARIVAQTTVDAKLDADFEEFGESFDYLQSVYALREPSGDQRRSEKVTAYLQHIQKGKFIQSFGCLLALDEKSFKVIAYSENAPEMLTMVSHAVPSVGDHPVLGIGTDVRSLFTSPSTAALQKALGFAEVSLLNPILVHCKTSGKPFYAIVHRVTGCLIVDFEPVKPSEVPMTAAGALQSYKLAAKAIAKLQSLPGGSIQRLCNTVIDEVFELTGYDRVMVYKFHEDDHGEVFAEITKPGLDPYLGLHYPATDIPQAARFLFMKNKVRMICDCRAKSIKIYQHDKLPFDITFCGSTLRAPHSCHLQYMENMNSIASLVMAVVVNEGDEDDDTEAGQQPQRQKRKRLWGLVVCHNETPRFVPFPLRYACEFLMQVFAIHVSKEIELENQIREKNILRTQTLLCDMLLKETSPIGIVTQSPNIMDLVKCGGAALLYQNKVWRLGLAPTEPQIRDIAYWLTEYHMDSTGLSTDSLMDAGYPGASALGDSVCGMAAARITSRDVLFWFRSHTADEVRWGGAKHDPSDKDDGSRMHPRSSFKAFLEVVKMKSLPWNDYEMDAIHSLQLILRGSLNENDSASKKDTLDSRINDLKLEGLVELQAVTNEMVRLIETATVPILAVDVDGIINGWNLKIAELTGLSVDQAIGKHLLSLVEECSADAVREMLHLALQGKEEQNVQFQMKTYGPRSDDGPVILIVNACASRDINDHVVGVCFVAQDMTGHKMVLDKFTRIEGDYKAIVHNPSPLIPPIFGADEFGWCSEWNAAMTKLSGWQRDEVIDKMLLGEVFGSHVACCRMKNQDTYVILSILVNNAMTGQETEKAPFSFINRNGKLVECLLSVSKKVGEDGMVTGVFCFLHTASHELQHVLQVKQISEQSVMKRLKALGYIRHEIRNPLSGIMYSRKMLEGTDLCDEQRQLLNTGAKCHRQLNRILDDLDLENIMDSWLDLEMVEFVLHDLVVTAVSQVMLASQSKGVRIVYDLSDGFMNEGVFGDSLRLQQILAGFLLVSVKSSPSGGLVEIAASLIKDQLGKSLHVLHLELRLKDDGE